In Candidatus Methanosphaera massiliense, the following are encoded in one genomic region:
- a CDS encoding type I restriction endonuclease subunit R has protein sequence MNSDFSEEKYEKAILELFQDVLGYHVECGYDIDRDYENPLYIPVLEDCLRSINRDVPSEAICEAIRRLQDFGLGNLEFKNNLFTSYLQNGINVSYVSDGEERHVIVKLIDFEDVDRNDFRVVNQWTVTNVSEDETRRPDVVVFVNGLPLVVMELKSPSREEVDVSDAYTQLKNQMNKIPRLFYYNAFCVMSNMEINKAGTLTSSEDRFMEWKSTDGSYESTEFADYNTFFEGIFEKNRFIDILRNFLLFSKDGQSYSKILGAYHQYFAVRKAVMSTLEAIKSNHKAGVFWHTQGSGKSLSMVFYVHLLEQLMSNPTFVVVTDRNDLDNQLFAQFSHCSEFLRQKPVQAESKDDLKELLNNRQANGIFFTTIQKFDDSEESLTDRDDVIVITDEAHRSQYGLETKVDTRTGKIIVGDARRLRDALPNATYIGFTGTPISSKDKSTREIFGNYIDIYDMTQSVEDKATVPIYYEDRVVNLKLDNDILHEIDDKYDELAMNAQNSDIEKSKKELSRMEVILGSKETINTLVDDILKHYEENREYLLTGKAMIVAYSRDIAIKIYRRILEIRPNWQKKVNVIMTSSNKDPEEWHEIIGTKKHKTELARKFKDDNDPFKIAIVVDMWLTGFDVPSLATMYVYKPMKGHTLMQAIARVNRVYKDKEGGLIVDYIGLSNALKEAMKDYTANDKKNYGDTSIENTAYPEFQKQLEICKDLFYGYNFSDFYGESNLKRADAIKGGVNFIESKNSEDAEDIYLKESLKLKQALSLCRSKATEDERMDAAYFVAVRSLLSQITKKGQISLKEINNQINQLLKHSIKSNGIINLFEGGQEEISLFDPKYLEKIATMPEVNLARKMLEKILNDQIRIYRKTNVVKSEQFSQLLNDTINNYINGHITNEDVITELIKMGKDIKQAQNEGEKLGLTTEEQAFYDAITKPEGIKDFYNNEELIKMTHELTRKLNETKTIDWRKKKSARAKMKVQVKRLLKQYDYPPKGLDEAMKTVIQQCELMADNL, from the coding sequence ATGAATTCTGACTTTAGTGAAGAGAAGTATGAAAAGGCTATTTTGGAATTATTTCAAGATGTGTTAGGTTATCATGTTGAGTGTGGATATGATATTGATAGGGATTATGAGAATCCTTTGTATATTCCTGTTTTAGAGGATTGTTTGAGAAGTATTAATAGGGATGTTCCTAGTGAAGCTATTTGTGAGGCTATTCGTCGGTTGCAGGATTTTGGTTTAGGTAATCTTGAGTTTAAAAATAATTTGTTTACTTCTTATCTTCAGAATGGTATTAATGTTTCATATGTTAGTGATGGTGAGGAACGTCATGTTATTGTTAAGTTGATTGATTTTGAGGATGTTGACCGTAATGATTTTAGGGTTGTTAATCAGTGGACTGTTACTAATGTTTCTGAGGATGAGACTAGGCGTCCTGATGTTGTTGTATTTGTTAATGGTTTACCTCTTGTTGTTATGGAGCTTAAATCTCCTTCTAGGGAAGAAGTTGATGTTAGTGATGCTTATACTCAACTTAAAAATCAGATGAATAAGATTCCTCGTTTATTTTATTATAATGCTTTTTGTGTTATGAGTAACATGGAAATTAATAAGGCAGGTACTTTAACTTCTAGCGAGGATAGATTCATGGAGTGGAAGAGTACTGATGGAAGTTATGAGTCTACAGAGTTTGCTGATTATAATACATTTTTTGAAGGTATCTTTGAAAAGAATAGATTTATTGATATTTTAAGAAATTTTTTATTATTTTCTAAGGACGGTCAGTCTTATAGTAAGATTTTAGGGGCTTATCATCAGTATTTTGCTGTTCGTAAAGCTGTTATGAGTACTCTTGAAGCTATTAAGAGTAATCATAAGGCAGGTGTTTTCTGGCATACACAGGGTAGTGGTAAGTCTTTATCCATGGTTTTTTATGTTCACTTGTTAGAACAGTTGATGAGTAATCCTACTTTTGTTGTTGTTACTGATCGTAATGATTTAGATAACCAGTTATTTGCACAGTTTTCTCATTGTTCCGAGTTTTTAAGACAAAAGCCTGTGCAGGCTGAGAGTAAGGATGACTTGAAGGAATTGTTAAATAATAGACAAGCTAATGGTATCTTTTTTACTACTATTCAGAAGTTTGATGATTCTGAGGAGTCCTTAACTGACAGAGACGATGTTATTGTTATAACTGATGAGGCTCACCGTAGCCAGTATGGCCTTGAAACAAAAGTTGATACACGTACTGGTAAGATTATTGTAGGTGATGCAAGACGCCTACGTGATGCTTTACCTAATGCTACTTATATTGGCTTTACTGGTACTCCTATTTCTAGTAAAGACAAAAGTACTCGTGAAATTTTTGGAAATTACATTGATATCTATGATATGACTCAGTCTGTTGAAGATAAGGCAACCGTACCTATATACTATGAGGATAGAGTTGTAAATCTTAAATTAGATAATGATATTCTACATGAAATTGATGATAAGTATGATGAACTGGCTATGAATGCCCAGAATTCAGATATCGAGAAAAGTAAAAAAGAATTAAGTAGAATGGAAGTAATTCTGGGCTCAAAAGAAACAATTAACACACTTGTTGATGATATCCTGAAACATTATGAGGAAAACCGCGAATATCTATTAACAGGTAAAGCTATGATAGTAGCATACTCACGAGACATAGCAATTAAAATATACCGAAGAATACTAGAAATACGACCCAATTGGCAGAAAAAAGTAAATGTAATAATGACTTCATCTAACAAGGACCCAGAAGAATGGCATGAAATCATTGGAACAAAGAAACATAAAACAGAATTAGCAAGAAAATTCAAAGATGACAATGATCCATTTAAAATAGCAATAGTAGTGGATATGTGGCTAACTGGATTTGACGTGCCCTCCCTAGCAACAATGTATGTATATAAGCCAATGAAAGGACATACACTAATGCAGGCAATAGCAAGAGTAAACAGAGTATACAAAGACAAAGAAGGAGGATTAATAGTAGATTACATAGGATTATCCAATGCACTGAAAGAAGCAATGAAAGATTACACTGCAAATGATAAGAAAAACTATGGTGATACAAGCATAGAAAACACGGCATACCCTGAATTCCAGAAACAATTAGAAATATGTAAAGACCTATTTTATGGCTATAATTTCTCAGATTTTTATGGAGAAAGTAACCTAAAAAGAGCAGATGCAATAAAAGGAGGAGTGAATTTCATAGAATCCAAAAATTCAGAAGATGCAGAAGACATATACCTCAAAGAATCATTAAAACTAAAACAAGCCCTAAGCCTATGCAGAAGTAAAGCAACAGAAGATGAAAGAATGGATGCCGCTTACTTTGTAGCAGTACGAAGCCTACTATCACAAATAACCAAAAAAGGACAAATATCACTAAAAGAAATAAACAACCAAATAAACCAATTACTAAAACACTCCATTAAAAGTAATGGAATAATAAACCTCTTCGAAGGGGGCCAAGAAGAAATATCACTATTCGACCCAAAATACTTAGAAAAAATAGCAACAATGCCCGAAGTAAACCTGGCAAGAAAAATGCTGGAAAAAATACTGAACGATCAAATAAGAATATACAGAAAAACAAACGTGGTAAAATCAGAACAGTTCTCACAACTACTCAACGACACAATAAACAACTACATCAACGGTCACATAACAAATGAAGACGTAATAACTGAACTAATAAAAATGGGTAAAGACATAAAACAAGCACAAAACGAGGGAGAAAAACTAGGGCTAACAACAGAAGAACAAGCATTCTACGATGCAATAACAAAACCCGAAGGAATAAAAGACTTCTACAACAACGAAGAACTAATAAAAATGACACACGAACTAACACGAAAACTAAACGAAACAAAAACAATAGACTGGAGAAAAAAGAAAAGTGCAAGAGCAAAAATGAAAGTACAAGTAAAAAGACTACTTAAACAATATGACTACCCACCAAAAGGATTAGACGAAGCAATGAAAACAGTAATACAACAATGCGAACTAATGGCAGATAACTTGTAA
- a CDS encoding restriction endonuclease subunit S — MKLNKNLEQLAKLIYNYLYIDFKLLNNVKFIDSKIGKIPENWKIMTINEFVKSIMNGGTPKRKESRYWNNGKIPWLKTGEINNNLILDSEEFITEEGLINSSAKLLPINTVIIALYGKGTAARVGLLKTEATTNQACCAMICESYIKSVYLYLFLLNKQKQIEQIANGSVQQNLNKKIIGNLPIIVPPDNLLNYPIFTKIYDVIYNNLKEIKSLEKLRDTLLPKLMSGEIDISQVEL; from the coding sequence GTGAAATTAAATAAAAATTTAGAACAACTTGCAAAACTTATATATAATTATCTATATATAGATTTTAAACTTTTAAACAATGTGAAATTTATAGATTCAAAAATAGGAAAAATTCCAGAAAATTGGAAAATAATGACTATCAATGAATTTGTAAAATCTATTATGAATGGTGGAACACCTAAAAGAAAAGAATCTAGATATTGGAATAATGGAAAAATTCCTTGGTTAAAGACTGGTGAAATTAATAATAATTTGATTTTAGATAGTGAAGAATTCATTACAGAAGAAGGTTTAATAAATAGTTCAGCCAAACTGTTACCTATAAATACAGTAATTATAGCATTATATGGTAAAGGCACTGCAGCAAGAGTAGGATTATTGAAAACTGAGGCTACTACTAATCAAGCATGTTGTGCAATGATATGTGAGTCCTATATCAAATCAGTATATCTTTATTTATTTTTATTAAATAAACAAAAACAAATAGAACAAATAGCTAATGGTTCAGTACAACAAAATTTAAACAAGAAAATTATTGGAAATCTCCCTATAATTGTACCACCAGATAACTTATTAAATTATCCTATTTTCACAAAAATATATGATGTTATATATAATAATCTTAAAGAAATAAAGTCCTTAGAAAAATTACGAGATACTTTATTACCAAAATTAATGTCAGGAGAAATAGATATATCACAAGTAGAACTATAA
- the xerA gene encoding site-specific tyrosine recombinase/integron integrase produces MKHHLNNQQERILLKTLKTCLAGYNIIEYPKIDTCNVKEDNVHFLKLFLSSKEVEGCSPKTINYYKNTIERLLVNIRKNVIDITTDDIREYLFKYKLEQKISKTTIDNLRRIFSSFFSWLEEEDYIIKNPVRRIHKVKRGRVVKETFTDEELEMLRDSCNTKRDLSMLELLISTGIRVGELVNLNKKDVNFYERECKVFGKGESERIVYFDARTKIHLKQYLTERTDNNPALFVTLKKPYERLGITGVETRIKKLGDKAGIRKVHPHKFRRTLATRAIDKGMPIEHVQKLLGHIQIDTTMQYAMVNQINVKNAHKRYIA; encoded by the coding sequence ATGAAACATCATCTGAATAATCAACAAGAAAGAATATTGTTGAAGACTTTGAAAACGTGTTTAGCTGGTTATAATATTATAGAATATCCTAAAATTGATACTTGTAATGTTAAAGAGGATAATGTACATTTTCTTAAATTATTTTTATCATCTAAAGAAGTTGAAGGATGTTCACCTAAAACAATAAATTACTATAAAAATACTATAGAAAGATTATTAGTTAATATAAGAAAAAATGTGATAGACATAACAACAGATGATATACGTGAGTATTTATTTAAATATAAACTTGAACAAAAAATATCAAAGACTACTATAGATAATCTTAGAAGAATCTTTTCTAGTTTTTTTTCATGGCTAGAAGAAGAGGATTATATTATTAAAAATCCGGTAAGAAGAATACATAAAGTAAAGAGAGGACGAGTTGTAAAGGAAACATTCACTGACGAAGAACTAGAAATGTTAAGAGATTCATGTAATACTAAAAGAGATCTTTCAATGCTAGAATTATTAATATCGACAGGAATAAGAGTTGGTGAATTAGTAAACTTAAATAAAAAAGATGTTAATTTCTATGAAAGAGAATGTAAAGTATTTGGTAAAGGAGAAAGTGAAAGAATAGTATATTTTGATGCAAGAACAAAAATACACTTAAAACAATACTTAACAGAAAGAACAGATAATAACCCTGCACTATTTGTAACACTAAAAAAACCATATGAAAGGTTAGGAATCACGGGAGTAGAAACACGAATTAAAAAATTAGGGGACAAAGCAGGAATACGAAAAGTACATCCCCACAAATTCAGAAGAACACTAGCAACAAGAGCAATAGATAAGGGAATGCCCATAGAACATGTACAAAAATTATTAGGACACATACAAATAGACACAACAATGCAATACGCAATGGTCAATCAGATAAATGTGAAAAACGCACATAAACGATACATAGCTTAA
- a CDS encoding restriction endonuclease subunit S: METRFYNLKNLLEIKYGKSQKNIEEPCGKYPILGTGGVIGHTNQFLYDKPSVLIGRKGTIDKIQYIEQPFWTIDTLFYTIINEKLIIPKFLYYRLLLVDLTLYNEGTSIPSLTTKTLYKLEIDIPTVNIQKKILKILNNLDKKIEINKKINKNLDKILDLFFKKYYLDNFVNKVPDNWNITKIKDLPLIITDYVANGSFASLKNNVTILDHEDYSYFIRNTDLKNKRFKKYVNKHSYDYLNKSSLYGNELLISNVGDVGSVYLCPFLDKPMTLGNNMILVKSKKEAVANLNYYLFLLFRSKYGQFLLNSITTGSVQLKFNKTEFRSLKVIIPDDDNIIKFNKQIKPLFEYKRVISKEIESLSKLRDTLLPKLMSGELDVSGVDI, encoded by the coding sequence ATGGAAACGAGATTCTATAATTTAAAGAATTTATTAGAAATTAAATATGGTAAAAGTCAAAAAAATATTGAAGAACCGTGCGGTAAATATCCTATTTTAGGTACTGGAGGTGTTATAGGCCATACAAATCAATTTTTATATGATAAACCATCAGTATTAATAGGACGTAAAGGAACTATCGATAAAATACAATATATAGAACAACCATTTTGGACGATAGATACTTTATTTTACACAATTATCAATGAAAAACTTATAATTCCTAAATTTTTGTATTATCGTCTTTTATTAGTTGATTTAACGTTATATAATGAAGGAACATCTATTCCCAGTCTAACAACCAAAACATTATATAAACTTGAAATAGATATTCCTACAGTTAATATTCAAAAAAAGATTTTGAAAATATTGAATAATCTAGATAAAAAAATAGAAATTAATAAAAAAATAAATAAAAATTTAGACAAAATATTAGATTTATTCTTTAAAAAATATTATTTAGATAATTTTGTAAATAAAGTACCTGATAACTGGAATATAACTAAAATTAAAGATTTACCTTTAATTATTACAGACTATGTTGCTAATGGTAGTTTTGCTTCTTTAAAAAATAATGTTACAATATTAGACCATGAAGATTATTCTTATTTTATCAGAAATACTGATTTAAAAAATAAAAGATTTAAAAAATATGTAAATAAACATTCTTATGATTATCTTAATAAATCTTCGTTATATGGAAATGAATTGTTAATTTCAAATGTGGGAGATGTTGGTTCTGTATATTTATGTCCTTTTTTAGATAAACCTATGACTTTAGGAAATAATATGATATTAGTTAAAAGCAAAAAAGAAGCAGTAGCTAATTTAAATTATTATCTTTTCTTATTATTTAGATCCAAATATGGGCAATTTTTATTAAATAGTATTACAACAGGATCAGTTCAATTAAAATTCAATAAAACCGAATTTAGGTCACTGAAAGTTATTATTCCTGATGATGATAATATAATAAAGTTTAATAAACAAATTAAACCTTTGTTTGAATATAAAAGGGTAATTTCTAAAGAAATAGAGTCATTAAGTAAATTACGAGATACATTATTACCAAAATTAATGTCTGGAGAATTAGATGTTTCAGGAGTTGATATATAA
- a CDS encoding restriction endonuclease subunit S produces MNSEWKWVRCDEFIDFNPKETLKKGTISKKVAMENVLPHQKYVNSYTIDKYNGGSKFRNNDVLFARITPCLENGKTSQINFLEENEIGFGSTEFIILRNKDNISDISYIYYLAISNIFRNQAIKSMTGTSGRQRVQIDSLKSLEIKIPPLTIQKKISAIFSNIDNKIEVNKKINKNFIYQLLKHLILQTLILVIMYLVIYLMTLFL; encoded by the coding sequence ATGAATTCTGAATGGAAATGGGTTAGATGTGATGAATTCATTGATTTTAATCCTAAAGAAACATTAAAAAAAGGTACTATTTCAAAAAAAGTAGCGATGGAAAATGTCCTACCTCATCAAAAATATGTTAATTCTTACACGATAGATAAATATAATGGCGGAAGTAAATTTAGAAATAATGATGTTCTTTTTGCAAGAATAACACCTTGTTTAGAGAATGGTAAGACATCACAAATAAATTTTTTAGAAGAAAATGAAATTGGTTTTGGATCAACTGAATTTATTATTCTTCGAAATAAAGACAATATTAGTGACATTTCTTATATCTATTATTTAGCAATAAGTAATATTTTTAGAAATCAAGCTATAAAATCTATGACTGGAACGTCAGGTAGACAAAGAGTTCAAATTGATTCTTTAAAATCATTAGAAATAAAAATACCTCCTTTAACAATACAAAAAAAAATAAGTGCAATCTTTTCAAATATAGATAATAAAATTGAAGTTAACAAAAAAATAAATAAAAATTTTATATATCAACTCCTGAAACATCTAATTCTCCAGACATTAATTTTGGTAATAATGTATCTCGTAATTTACTTAATGACTCTATTTCTTTAG
- a CDS encoding class I SAM-dependent DNA methyltransferase, with translation MVKKDNNSEIGFEQEIWQAAEELRGSMDASEYKHVVLGLIFLKYISDKFEERHQELIDEGEGFEEDKDFYEEKNIFYVPPEARWNVISEHAHKEDNGITIDNAMRSIEKENSTLKDVLPKTFSSNDLDKQKLGAVIDIFTNIKMAEKGDKKDILGRTYEYCLGKFAESEGKKAGEFYTPSCIVKTIVEILEPYKGRIYDPCCGSGGMFVQSQKFIENHSGNIDNISVYGQESNPTTWKMAKMNLAIRTIEADLGKHNADTFLNDLHPTLKADYIMANPPFNLKKWGQEQLKEDQRWKYGIPPKGNANFAWIQHMIYHLAPTGKLGLVLANGALSSTTSGEGKIRQAIIEDDLVDCIIALPGQLFYTTGIPVSLWFIDRNKKQKGKTLFIDARELGTMVSRKLRELTQEDIQQLAQTYHQYQEGTLEEEKGYSKIATLDDIKEQDYILTPGRYVGFKPEEDDGIPFEVKMKTLTTELGELFEESHKLEKEIKKSLKEIGYEF, from the coding sequence ATGGTAAAAAAAGATAATAATAGCGAGATAGGTTTCGAACAAGAAATATGGCAAGCTGCAGAAGAATTAAGAGGTAGTATGGATGCTTCAGAATATAAACATGTAGTATTAGGATTAATTTTCCTAAAATACATATCAGATAAATTTGAAGAAAGACATCAGGAATTAATAGATGAAGGAGAAGGCTTTGAAGAAGATAAAGACTTTTATGAAGAAAAAAATATATTCTACGTACCTCCAGAAGCAAGATGGAATGTTATATCAGAACATGCACATAAAGAAGATAATGGAATAACGATAGATAATGCAATGAGATCAATAGAAAAAGAAAACAGTACACTAAAGGACGTACTACCAAAAACATTTTCATCAAATGATTTAGATAAACAAAAACTAGGAGCAGTAATAGATATTTTCACTAATATTAAAATGGCTGAGAAAGGAGATAAAAAAGATATTCTTGGAAGAACCTATGAATACTGTCTTGGAAAATTTGCAGAAAGTGAAGGTAAAAAGGCAGGAGAATTTTACACACCCTCCTGTATAGTAAAAACAATAGTTGAAATACTAGAACCATACAAAGGCAGAATCTACGATCCATGCTGTGGAAGTGGTGGAATGTTTGTTCAATCACAAAAATTCATTGAAAACCATAGTGGAAATATAGATAACATATCAGTATATGGACAAGAATCAAATCCAACAACATGGAAAATGGCTAAAATGAATTTAGCAATAAGAACAATAGAAGCAGATCTAGGAAAACACAATGCAGATACATTCCTAAATGATTTACATCCAACACTAAAAGCAGATTATATAATGGCAAATCCACCATTTAACCTCAAAAAATGGGGACAAGAACAATTAAAAGAAGATCAACGATGGAAATATGGAATACCTCCAAAGGGAAACGCAAACTTCGCATGGATACAACACATGATATACCATTTAGCACCAACAGGAAAATTAGGTCTAGTACTAGCAAATGGAGCATTATCATCAACAACAAGTGGAGAAGGAAAAATCAGACAAGCAATAATTGAAGATGATTTAGTAGACTGTATCATAGCACTACCCGGACAATTATTCTACACAACAGGAATACCAGTAAGTCTATGGTTTATAGATAGAAACAAAAAACAAAAAGGAAAAACACTATTCATTGATGCAAGAGAACTAGGAACAATGGTCTCACGAAAACTCAGAGAACTAACACAAGAAGACATACAACAACTAGCACAAACATACCACCAATATCAAGAAGGAACACTAGAAGAAGAAAAAGGATACAGTAAAATAGCAACACTCGATGATATCAAAGAACAAGATTACATTCTAACACCTGGCAGATACGTGGGATTCAAACCAGAAGAAGACGATGGAATACCATTCGAAGTAAAAATGAAAACATTAACAACAGAACTAGGAGAACTATTTGAAGAATCACATAAACTAGAAAAAGAAATCAAAAAATCACTGAAGGAGATAGGATATGAATTCTGA
- a CDS encoding type I restriction-modification system subunit M, with product MVNKEYIKQKETIDRLIRYSRPYDIKNYVLCLIVYKYLSKKEEKFLREKFNNEPINLKKAYNESEDYQDIKIESEHVNGYFINPDYLFNELVNKAKKDELTIETLELTIFNLKNSLNKNNQNKSITNILEDLNFNSSRLGKTLEEKNKTISEIILRMSTIQLTSNNAGDIFEYIISKYSQIAGKKAGEFYTPHSVSEILAKIVTHTETEISTVYDPTCGSGSSLLELNKYTDELKFYGEELNSTTYNMSLMNMIMHNIKSEDFDIKLGDSLEDKAFKNQQFNAIVANPPFSAKWSSSKKFQEDPRFAEYGKLPPKSKADYAFVLHMIYHLKDNGTMAVVLPHGVLFRGAAEEKIRKHLIEEKNYIDAIIGLPSNLFYGTGIPTIIMVLKKDRKEDDSILFIDASQEYMKVRRQNKLREQDIDKIVNTYQNRKEIDKYSHKATQEEIKENDYNLNIPRYVDTFEEGDLIDLKEISEKLIEANKKLDELDEKIEKQSKKLKIEGLLH from the coding sequence ATGGTAAATAAAGAATATATAAAACAAAAAGAAACAATAGATAGATTAATTAGATATTCTCGCCCCTATGATATAAAAAATTATGTATTATGTTTAATAGTTTATAAATATCTATCAAAAAAAGAAGAAAAATTTCTAAGAGAAAAATTTAACAATGAACCCATAAATCTCAAAAAAGCATACAATGAATCTGAAGATTATCAGGACATCAAAATTGAATCAGAACATGTGAACGGATATTTCATTAATCCCGATTATTTATTTAACGAATTAGTTAACAAAGCAAAAAAAGATGAGCTAACAATAGAGACTTTAGAACTCACAATATTTAATTTAAAAAATTCATTAAATAAAAACAACCAAAATAAATCAATAACCAATATTCTGGAAGATTTAAACTTTAACTCTTCAAGATTAGGAAAAACATTAGAAGAAAAAAATAAAACTATTTCAGAAATAATCCTAAGAATGTCTACTATTCAATTAACATCAAATAATGCTGGTGACATCTTCGAATACATTATTAGCAAATATTCACAAATAGCAGGCAAAAAAGCAGGTGAATTCTACACACCACATTCAGTGTCAGAAATACTTGCAAAAATAGTAACACATACTGAAACAGAAATCAGTACAGTATATGACCCAACATGTGGATCTGGTTCATCATTGTTAGAATTAAATAAATATACTGATGAGTTAAAATTCTATGGAGAAGAATTAAACAGCACAACATATAACATGTCACTAATGAATATGATTATGCACAATATAAAATCTGAAGATTTTGACATTAAACTGGGAGACAGTCTAGAAGACAAAGCATTCAAAAACCAACAATTCAATGCAATAGTAGCAAATCCTCCATTCAGTGCAAAATGGAGTAGCTCCAAGAAATTTCAGGAAGATCCTCGATTTGCAGAATATGGAAAACTACCTCCAAAAAGCAAAGCAGACTACGCATTTGTACTACACATGATATACCACCTAAAAGATAATGGAACAATGGCGGTAGTACTACCACACGGAGTACTCTTCAGAGGAGCAGCAGAAGAAAAAATAAGAAAACACTTAATAGAAGAGAAAAACTACATAGACGCAATAATAGGACTACCCTCCAACCTATTCTATGGAACTGGAATACCAACAATAATCATGGTATTAAAAAAAGATAGAAAAGAAGATGACAGCATATTATTCATAGACGCATCACAGGAATACATGAAAGTCAGAAGACAAAACAAACTAAGAGAACAAGACATAGATAAAATAGTAAACACATACCAAAATAGAAAAGAAATCGATAAATACTCACACAAAGCAACACAAGAAGAAATAAAAGAAAATGACTACAACCTAAACATACCACGATACGTAGATACCTTCGAAGAAGGAGATTTAATAGATCTTAAAGAAATATCTGAAAAACTAATCGAAGCTAATAAAAAATTAGATGAATTAGATGAAAAAATAGAAAAACAGAGTAAAAAACTTAAAATAGAAGGATTATTACATTAA
- a CDS encoding STIV orfB116 family protein, which produces MKYISNAFSPKMLKSNTKQRIKIEPSSYREIQEEKLELVSAIGHQQIANILGIEKNRINIQLEKNDILYVVQGYGNSINQYEYQRIIIN; this is translated from the coding sequence ATGAAATATATATCAAATGCATTCAGTCCAAAAATGCTAAAATCAAATACAAAACAAAGAATAAAAATAGAACCATCATCCTACAGAGAAATACAAGAAGAAAAATTAGAATTAGTATCTGCTATAGGTCATCAACAAATAGCAAATATATTAGGAATAGAAAAAAACAGAATAAATATACAACTAGAAAAAAATGACATATTATACGTAGTACAGGGTTACGGTAACTCCATAAATCAATACGAATATCAAAGAATAATAATAAACTAA
- a CDS encoding restriction endonuclease subunit S, whose product MNKKVKLGDIAQIKSGFHIDRKNRQLEGIDNKAVKTKILAPTQNDSVICEVTTKDIFEPESINKEFFTKKDDIVFNIIKEGEAKIIREEDTGILVPLNFLIIRIMDITKYDPTFLAFLLNYKKTKNQISRLSESSSMLPRVTRKDLSNLKLNIPDYNTQKEYGLLMKMIEEKIKIKEKTIQYNKDSITGLLDKIEG is encoded by the coding sequence TTGAATAAAAAAGTTAAATTAGGCGATATAGCCCAGATAAAAAGTGGATTTCATATAGACAGAAAAAATAGACAATTGGAAGGTATAGACAACAAAGCTGTAAAGACAAAAATACTAGCCCCAACTCAAAATGATAGTGTCATATGTGAAGTAACAACTAAAGATATTTTTGAACCAGAATCAATAAACAAAGAATTCTTTACTAAAAAAGACGACATTGTTTTCAATATAATAAAAGAAGGAGAAGCAAAAATTATCCGAGAAGAGGACACAGGAATATTAGTACCACTTAACTTTTTAATCATCAGAATAATGGATATAACTAAATATGATCCTACATTCCTAGCATTCCTATTAAATTACAAAAAAACAAAAAATCAAATTTCTAGGTTAAGTGAAAGCTCATCCATGTTACCTAGAGTAACAAGAAAAGATTTAAGTAATCTCAAGTTAAATATTCCTGATTACAATACACAGAAAGAATATGGACTTTTAATGAAAATGATTGAAGAAAAGATAAAAATAAAAGAAAAAACTATTCAATACAATAAAGATTCCATCACAGGATTACTTGATAAAATAGAAGGATAA